A portion of the Acidobacteriota bacterium genome contains these proteins:
- a CDS encoding UDP-N-acetylmuramoyl-tripeptide--D-alanyl-D-alanine ligase produces MIPRPVVEIAGAMGGVLASGDPGTIARGVAIDSREVRPGDLFFAIRGPRHDGHDFAAEAAARGAAALVVERPPAAHGSAALIRVADTTAALGALAADERRRRAGLLVVAITGSAGKTTTRELTGAALGARLRVATARGNLNNQWGLPLTLLTLPEKIDAAVVELGMNHPGEIASLTRLARPDIGVITNAGRAHIGFFADEREVARAKLELFREMPAGAPGVVDGRPGPLAEALADLSPRRLVRFAIAGEAQDADLLAHDVNTDLTTGSAFTVDGVRVTLRLWGRHAVRNALAALAAAREAGVPLEEASHRLAAVEPPPGRGRLIPLAGDVLLIDDTYNANPEAVLAVLEALRSSSRAGRRVAVLGDMRELGRRAPELHRSIGRAAAAAGLGLLVAVGEHSGDLADGARAGGLAEVRCYPTTESLLPEIGRLIADGDTVLLKASRALRFERLRDALAEARAAGVRR; encoded by the coding sequence ATGATTCCCCGCCCGGTCGTCGAGATCGCCGGCGCCATGGGAGGAGTGCTCGCCTCCGGCGATCCCGGAACCATCGCGCGCGGGGTGGCGATCGATTCGCGGGAGGTGCGTCCCGGCGATCTGTTCTTCGCCATCCGCGGGCCGCGCCACGACGGGCACGACTTCGCGGCGGAGGCGGCGGCGCGCGGTGCGGCGGCCCTGGTGGTGGAGCGGCCCCCGGCCGCTCACGGGAGCGCGGCGTTGATCCGCGTCGCCGACACGACCGCCGCGCTCGGAGCCCTCGCCGCCGACGAGCGGCGGCGGCGCGCGGGGCTGCTCGTGGTGGCCATCACCGGAAGCGCCGGAAAGACCACCACCCGCGAACTGACCGGAGCGGCGCTCGGCGCGCGGCTGCGCGTCGCCACCGCACGGGGGAACCTCAACAACCAGTGGGGCCTGCCCCTGACCCTGCTGACACTCCCCGAGAAGATCGACGCGGCGGTGGTCGAACTGGGCATGAACCACCCCGGCGAAATCGCCTCGCTGACCCGCCTGGCGCGTCCGGACATCGGCGTGATCACCAATGCCGGCCGGGCCCACATCGGCTTTTTCGCGGACGAACGGGAGGTGGCCCGGGCGAAGCTCGAACTGTTCCGCGAGATGCCCGCCGGCGCCCCCGGCGTGGTCGACGGCCGCCCCGGTCCCCTGGCCGAAGCGCTGGCTGATCTTTCCCCGCGCCGCCTGGTCCGCTTCGCGATCGCCGGCGAGGCGCAGGATGCCGATCTTCTCGCGCACGACGTGAACACCGACCTCACCACCGGCAGCGCGTTCACCGTCGATGGGGTGCGCGTCACCCTGCGGCTTTGGGGGCGTCACGCGGTGCGCAACGCGCTGGCCGCGCTCGCCGCCGCGCGCGAGGCGGGGGTGCCGCTCGAGGAGGCCTCGCACCGCCTGGCGGCGGTCGAGCCGCCGCCCGGTCGCGGCCGACTGATTCCCCTCGCCGGAGACGTCCTCCTGATCGACGACACGTACAACGCCAATCCCGAGGCGGTGCTCGCCGTGCTCGAGGCGCTCCGGAGTTCGTCCCGCGCCGGCCGGCGGGTGGCGGTGCTCGGCGACATGCGCGAGCTGGGCAGGCGGGCGCCGGAGCTGCACCGCTCGATCGGCCGGGCGGCCGCCGCGGCAGGCCTCGGCCTTCTGGTGGCGGTGGGCGAGCACTCCGGCGACCTCGCGGACGGCGCGCGCGCAGGCGGACTCGCCGAGGTGCGGTGCTATCCGACGACCGAGTCGTTGCTGCCGGAGATCGGCCGGCTGATCGCGGACGGCGACACGGTGCTGCTCAAGGCGTCGCGGGCGTTGCGCTTCGAGCGCCTTCGCGACGCTCTCGCCGAAGCGCGGGCGGCGGGGGTGCGGCGATGA
- a CDS encoding UDP-N-acetylmuramoyl-L-alanyl-D-glutamate--2,6-diaminopimelate ligase, producing MRLSELAAGLPDVRLHGDGEVGGLSLDSRTVSPGDLFAALPGRRADGRRYAAEAAARGASAILASPPRPPGWPEDRPWVEADRPRRALAELSRRFFERPDERLLVAGITGTDGKTTTAWLARAALERSGIAAACGGTLGFRFGDETLPSALTTPEAPDLFAMLARAAESGARAAVIEVSSAAVEAERVAGLRFAAALLTNLGRDHLDLHGDAERYAAAKARLFGMLPEPAAALLPADDPSFERFARAAARRRIVTFGTSPSADWRVADHEASPAGARFRLTGPGLDTEVRTSRPAPWDAANLAAAVALAVELGADPSAAVAGAAEADSPPGRWQVIAGGEPFLAVVDYAHTPEALTRALELMRRLVSGSVIVVFGCGGERDRTKRGPMGEAAGRLADRVIVTDDNPRREDPESIAADVLAGIRRARPLRARSVERVADRAEAIARAVELALPGDGLLVAGKGHERYQEIGDERRPFDDRAELRAALAARGVAR from the coding sequence ATGCGTCTGTCCGAGCTCGCCGCCGGCCTGCCGGATGTCCGCCTGCACGGTGACGGCGAGGTGGGCGGCCTGTCGCTCGACTCCCGCACCGTCTCGCCGGGCGACCTGTTCGCGGCGCTCCCGGGACGGCGCGCGGACGGCCGGCGGTACGCCGCCGAGGCGGCCGCCCGGGGCGCTTCGGCCATCCTCGCCTCCCCGCCGCGTCCCCCCGGCTGGCCCGAGGATCGCCCGTGGGTGGAGGCCGACCGGCCCCGACGTGCTCTCGCCGAACTGAGCCGCCGTTTCTTCGAGCGGCCCGACGAGCGGTTGCTGGTGGCCGGAATCACCGGCACCGACGGGAAGACGACGACCGCGTGGCTGGCGCGAGCCGCCTTGGAGCGGAGCGGGATCGCGGCGGCGTGCGGAGGCACGCTCGGTTTCCGCTTCGGCGACGAAACGCTCCCGTCGGCCCTCACCACACCCGAGGCCCCCGACCTGTTCGCCATGCTGGCGCGCGCCGCCGAGAGCGGAGCTCGGGCCGCCGTCATCGAGGTCTCGAGCGCCGCGGTGGAGGCCGAGCGCGTGGCGGGGCTTCGCTTCGCCGCGGCCCTGCTGACCAACCTCGGCCGCGATCACCTCGACCTCCACGGCGACGCGGAGCGCTACGCGGCCGCGAAGGCACGCCTGTTCGGGATGCTGCCGGAGCCGGCGGCGGCGCTGCTGCCCGCGGACGATCCGTCCTTCGAGCGGTTCGCCCGGGCGGCGGCCCGCCGCCGGATCGTCACCTTCGGTACCTCCCCGTCGGCCGACTGGCGGGTGGCCGACCACGAGGCGAGCCCCGCGGGCGCTCGCTTCCGCCTGACCGGCCCCGGCCTGGACACCGAGGTCCGCACCTCCCGGCCCGCCCCGTGGGATGCGGCCAACCTCGCCGCCGCGGTGGCCCTCGCCGTCGAGCTGGGAGCCGATCCCTCCGCTGCCGTGGCGGGGGCCGCGGAGGCCGATTCCCCGCCCGGACGATGGCAGGTGATCGCGGGCGGCGAGCCCTTCCTCGCCGTCGTCGATTACGCCCACACGCCGGAGGCGCTCACGCGAGCCCTCGAGCTGATGCGCCGGCTGGTCTCGGGGAGCGTCATCGTCGTTTTCGGCTGCGGCGGCGAGCGCGACCGGACCAAGAGGGGACCGATGGGCGAGGCGGCGGGGCGGCTGGCCGACCGAGTCATCGTCACCGACGACAACCCGCGGCGGGAGGATCCCGAGTCGATCGCCGCGGACGTGCTGGCGGGAATCCGCCGAGCGCGCCCCCTTCGGGCCAGGAGCGTCGAGAGGGTCGCCGACCGGGCCGAAGCGATCGCCCGCGCGGTCGAGCTCGCCCTCCCGGGCGACGGTCTGCTCGTCGCCGGCAAGGGACACGAGCGCTACCAGGAGATCGGAGACGAGCGGCGCCCGTTCGACGACCGGGCAGAACTTCGCGCAGCGCTGGCCGCGCGCGGGGTGGCTCGATGA
- a CDS encoding phospho-N-acetylmuramoyl-pentapeptide-transferase translates to MMYEWLYGLRGLFSPLNVFRYITFRSALAAVSAILISFALGPPLIRWLRRQQLGQPVRTDGPQTHLAKEGTPTLGGLLILAAVFAPVLLWGDLRNPYVWTAIGTTAGFGLIGLWDDLLKLRHRDTRGLPAAAKMAAQGLLSALVGGLLYATGFPTTLTLPFFKDLSPDLGVLFVPFTMLVLIGSANAVNLTDGLDGLAIGTTGIAIATFTVITYGAGHAVIARYLGIPFVLGAGELAVFGAALVGASLGFLWFNAHPAEIFMGDVGSMALGGAIGTIAVICKEELLLVIAGGLFVLEALSVILQVGSYRLRGKRVLRMAPLHHHFEQIGWPEPKVVIRFWIVGILFALGTLATLKVR, encoded by the coding sequence ATGATGTACGAGTGGCTGTACGGGCTGCGGGGCCTGTTCTCGCCGCTCAACGTCTTTCGCTACATCACGTTCCGCTCGGCGCTGGCGGCGGTCAGCGCCATCTTGATCAGCTTCGCCCTGGGACCACCCCTCATCCGCTGGCTGCGCCGCCAGCAACTCGGGCAGCCGGTCCGCACCGACGGGCCGCAGACGCACCTCGCGAAGGAGGGCACACCCACCCTCGGCGGCCTGCTGATCCTCGCCGCCGTGTTCGCGCCGGTCCTGCTGTGGGGCGACCTGCGGAACCCGTACGTCTGGACAGCGATCGGCACGACCGCCGGATTCGGGTTGATCGGCCTTTGGGACGACCTGCTCAAGCTCCGCCACCGCGACACGCGGGGCCTGCCGGCGGCCGCCAAGATGGCCGCCCAGGGGCTTCTGAGCGCGCTGGTCGGCGGCCTCCTCTACGCCACCGGCTTTCCGACCACGCTGACCCTTCCGTTTTTCAAGGATCTCTCGCCCGATCTCGGGGTGCTGTTCGTCCCCTTCACGATGCTGGTGCTGATCGGGTCGGCCAACGCCGTCAATCTCACCGATGGCCTCGACGGCCTTGCGATCGGGACGACCGGCATCGCCATCGCCACCTTCACCGTGATCACCTACGGCGCGGGACACGCCGTCATCGCCCGCTACCTCGGCATTCCCTTCGTCCTCGGCGCGGGCGAGCTGGCGGTGTTCGGGGCGGCACTCGTCGGCGCCAGCCTGGGCTTCCTCTGGTTCAACGCCCACCCAGCGGAGATTTTCATGGGCGACGTCGGGTCGATGGCGCTCGGCGGAGCGATCGGAACGATCGCGGTCATCTGCAAGGAGGAACTCCTTCTCGTGATCGCCGGCGGGCTGTTCGTTCTGGAGGCCCTGTCGGTCATCCTCCAGGTCGGCTCGTACCGGCTACGGGGCAAGCGGGTGCTGCGGATGGCGCCCCTGCACCACCACTTCGAACAGATCGGCTGGCCGGAACCGAAGGTGGTGATCCGGTTCTGGATCGTCGGGATCCTGTTCGCCCTCGGAACGCTGGCGACCCTCAAGGTGCGGTGA